In the genome of Drosophila pseudoobscura strain MV-25-SWS-2005 chromosome 3, UCI_Dpse_MV25, whole genome shotgun sequence, one region contains:
- the ATPCL gene encoding ATP-citrate synthase isoform X2, whose protein sequence is MSAKAITEATGKDILNRHLNVHGAGAATCRFATVNADTDWSKLSVDQPWLLTTPLVVKPDQLIKRRGKLGLIGVKKSFEQVKQWIGERINKDQKIGNAVGKLRNFIIEPFLPHTDAEEMYVCIYSHRSADTILFYHQGGVDIGDVDAKAVKLDVPVNSDLSLADVKSKLLKEVKDASQRERIAKFIGALYATFVDLYFTYLEINPLVVTADNLYILDLAAKLDSTADFICRPKWGEIDYPPPFGRDAYPEEAYIADLDAKSGASLKLTILNRNGRIWTMVAGGGASVIYSDTICDLGGASELANYGEYSGAPSEQQTYEYAKTILNLMTSSPKHPDGKVLITGGGIANFTNVAATFQGIITALREFQPKLVEHNVSIFVRRAGPNYQEGLRRMRDFGGTLGIPLHVFGPETHMTAICGMALGKRPIPKVASVEFSTANFLLPGGQQAQADLKAASDASSEALGSADEADNGSSASSASGHRNGSSLTRKFFSNTTKAIVWGMQQRAVQSMLDFDFICRREEPSVVAMVYPFTGDHKQKYYWGHKEILIPVYKKMSDAIHKNKEVDVLVSFASLRSAYESTLEVLEFPQIRTVAIIAEGIPENMTRKLILEADKKGVAIIGPATVGGVKPGCFKIGNTGGMLDNILHSKLYRPGSVAYVSRSGGMSNELNNIISKATDGVIEGIAIGGDRYPGSTFMDHIMRYQADPETKLIVLLGEVGGTEEYDVCAALQDGRITKPLVAWCIGTCASMFTSEVQFGHAGSCANSDRETATAKNKALREARAYVPDSFDTLGELIHHVYSELVKTGRVVPKEEVPPPTVPMDYSWARELGLIRKPASFMTSICDERGQELIYAGMPISEVLSKDVGIGGVISLLWFQRCLPSYVCKFFEMCLMVTADHGPAVSGAHNTIVCARAGKDLVSSVVSGLLTIGDRFGGALDGSARQFSEAYDTNLHPMEFVNKMRKEGKLILGIGHRVKSINNPDVRVKIIKEFVLENFPACPLLRYALEVEKITTNKKPNLILNVDGVIATAFVDMLRNSGSFTSEEAQEYINVGAINSLFVLGRSIGFIGHYMDQKRLKQGLYRHPWDDISYVIPEQYN, encoded by the exons ATGTCGGCGAAAGCAATCACTGAAGCCACGGGCAAGGATATCCTGAACCGTCACCTCAATGTCCATGGCGCAGGCGCGGCCACTTGTCGCTTTGCCACAGTCAATGCCGACACAGACTGGTCCAAGCTGAGTGTCGATCAGCCCTGGTTGCTGACCACG CCGCTGGTGGTCAAGCCCGACCAGTTGATCAAGCGTCGCGGCAAACTGGGACTGATTGGCGTGAAGAAGAGCTTTGAGCAGGTGAAACAATGGATTGGCGAGCGCATCAACAAGGATCAGAAGATCGGCAATGCCGTGGGCAAGCTGCGGAACTTCATCATCGAACCCTTTCTGCCACACACCGAC GCGGAGGAAATGTACGTGTGCATCTATTCCCATCGATCGGCGGACACGATTCTGTTCTATCATCAGGGTGGCGTGGACATTGGCGATGTGGATGCCAAGGCCGTGAAGCTGGATGTCCCAGTGAACAGTGACCTCTCGCTGGCCGATGTCAAGAGCAAGCTGCTCAAGGAGGTCAAGGATGCCAGCCAGAGGGAGCGCATTGCCAAATTCATTGGCGCCTTGTATGCGACGTTCGTGGACTTGTACTTCACATATCTGGAGATCAATCCCCTGGTGGTGACGGCCGACAATCTGTACATACTGGACCTGGCCGCCAAGCTGGACTCGACGGCTGACTTTATCTGCCGTCCCAAGTGGGGAGAGATCGATTATCCGCCACCTTTTGGCCGCGATGCCTATCCCGAGGAGGCCTACATCGCCGATTTGGATGCCAAGAGCGGGGCCTCGCTCAAGCTCACGATTCTGAATCGGAATGGTCGCATCTGGACGATGGTGGCGGGCGGCGGTGCCAGCGTGATCTATTCGGACACCATTTGCGATCTGGGCGGCGCCTCAGAGCTGGCAAACTATGGCGAGTACAGTGGTGCCCCATCCGAGCAGCAGACGTACGAGTACGCCAAGACCATACTCAACCTGATGACCTCCTCGCCCAAGCACCCCGATGGCAAGGTGCTGATAACCGGCGGTGGCATTGCCAACTTCACAAACGTTGCCGCGACCTTCCAAG GCATCATCACGGCCCTCCGTGAGTTCCAGCCAAAGCTGGTCGAGCACAATGTCTCGATCTTTGTGCGCCGCGCTGGGCCCAACTATCAGGAGGGTCTGCGCCGCATGCGTGACTTTGGCGGCACCTTGGGCATACCGCTGCACGTGTTTGGGCCCGAAACACACATGACTGCCATTTGCGGAATGGCCCTGGGCAAGCGGCCCATCCCGAAGGTGGCCAGTGTGGAGTTCTCCACCGCCAATTTTCTGCTTCCTGGCGGCCAGCAGGCGCAGGCTGATCTCAAGGCGGCCAGCGATGCCAGCAGCGAGGCCCTGGGCTCCG CAGATGAGGCGGACAATGGCAGCAGTGCCAGCAGTGCCAGCGGGCATCGCAATGGCTCGAGCCTAACTCGAAAGTTCTTCTCCAACACCACCAAGGCGATTGTGTGGGGCATGCAGCAGCGTGCGGTGCAGTCGATGCTTGACTTTGATTTTATCTGCAG ACGCGAAGAACCCTCTGTGGTGGCAATGGTGTATCCATTCACCGGCGATCACAAGCAGAAATACTATTGGGGCCACAAGGAGATCCTCATTCCCGTCTACAAGAAGATGTCCGACGCCATCCACAAGAACAAGGAGGTCGATGTCTTGGTGAGCTTTGCCTCCCTGCGCAGTGCCTACGAGTCGACGCTGGAGGTGCTAGAGTTCCCCCAGATACGCACCGTTGCCATCATTGCCGAGGGCATACCCGAGAACATGACACGCAAACTGATCCTTGAGGCCGACAAGAAGGGTGTGGCCATAATCGGACCCGCCACAGTGGGCGGCGTTAAGCCAGGCTGCTTCAAGATCGGCAACACTGGCGGCATGCTGGACAACATTCTCCACTCGAAACTTTATCGTCCGGGCAGCGTGGCCTATGTCTCTCGCTCCGGCGGCATGTCCAACGAGCTGAACAACATCATATCGAAGGCCACCGACGGTGTGATCGAGGGCATTGCCATTGGCGGCGATCGGTACCCAGGATCCACGTTCATGGACCACATAATGCGCTACCAGGCCGATCCGGAGACCAAGCTGATTGTGCTTTTGGGCGAGGTGGGCGGCACCGAGGAGTACGATGTGTGCGCCGCTCTCCAGGACGGACGCATCACCAAGCCACTGGTGGCCTGGTGCATCGGCACCTGTGCCAGCATGTTCACCTCTGAGGTACAGTTCGGACACGCCGGATCCTGCGCCAACTCAGACCGCGAAACGGCCACGGCCAAGAACAAGGCTCTACGGGAGGCGCGTGCCTATGTCCCAGACTCCTTCGACACGCTCGGCGAGCTCATCCACCACGTGTATAGTGAGCTGGTGAAGACGGGCCGTGTGGTGCCCAAGGAGGAGGTGCCGCCACCGACCGTGCCCATGGACTACTCGTGGGCCCGGGAGCTGGGTCTCATCCGCAAGCCAGCGTCGTTCATGACCTCGATTTGCGATGAGCGTGGCCAGGAGCTGATCTACGCGGGTATGCCCATCTCGGAGGTGCTCAGCAAGGATGTGGGCATTGGCGGTGTCATCTCGCTACTCTGGTTCCAGCGCTGTCTGCCCTCGTACGTGTGCAAGTTCTTCGAAATGTGTCTCATGGTGACGGCCGATCACGGACCTGCTGTCTCTGGCGCCCACAACACCATTGTGTGTGCCCGTGCCGGAAAGGATCTGGTGTCTTCCGTTGTCAGTGGCCTGCTGACAATT GGTGATCGGTTTGGTGGTGCTCTGGATGGCTCAGCGAGGCAGTTCTCGGAGGCCTACGACACCAATTTGCATCCCATGGAGTTTGTGAACAAGATGCGCAAGGAGGGGAAACTGATACTGGGCATTGGGCATCGCGTCAAGTCGATTAACAATCCCGATGTGCGTGTGAAAATCATCAAGGAATTTGTCCTCGAGAACTTCCCGGCCTGTCCGCTGCTCAGATACGCCCTGGAGGTCGAGAAGATCACTACCAACAAGAAGCcgaatttgattttgaatgtGGATGGTGTGATAGCCACTGCTTTCGTTGATATGCTCCGCAACAGTGGATCTTTCACAAG CGAGGAGGCGCAGGAGTACATCAATGTGGGTGCCATCAACTCTCTGTTTGTGCTGGGCCGTAGCATAGGTTTCATCGGCCATTATATGGACCAGAAGCGTCTCAAGCAGGGTCTCTATCGCCATCCATGGGACGACATC
- the ATPCL gene encoding ATP-citrate synthase isoform X3 produces the protein MSAKAITEATGKDILNRHLNVHGAGAATCRFATVNADTDWSKLSVDQPWLLTTPLVVKPDQLIKRRGKLGLIGVKKSFEQVKQWIGERINKDQKIGNAVGKLRNFIIEPFLPHTDAEEMYVCIYSHRSADTILFYHQGGVDIGDVDAKAVKLDVPVNSDLSLADVKSKLLKEVKDASQRERIAKFIGALYATFVDLYFTYLEINPLVVTADNLYILDLAAKLDSTADFICRPKWGEIDYPPPFGRDAYPEEAYIADLDAKSGASLKLTILNRNGRIWTMVAGGGASVIYSDTICDLGGASELANYGEYSGAPSEQQTYEYAKTILNLMTSSPKHPDGKVLITGGGIANFTNVAATFQGIITALREFQPKLVEHNVSIFVRRAGPNYQEGLRRMRDFGGTLGIPLHVFGPETHMTAICGMALGKRPIPKVASVEFSTANFLLPGGQQAQADLKAASDASSEALGSDEADNGSSASSASGHRNGSSLTRKFFSNTTKAIVWGMQQRAVQSMLDFDFICRREEPSVVAMVYPFTGDHKQKYYWGHKEILIPVYKKMSDAIHKNKEVDVLVSFASLRSAYESTLEVLEFPQIRTVAIIAEGIPENMTRKLILEADKKGVAIIGPATVGGVKPGCFKIGNTGGMLDNILHSKLYRPGSVAYVSRSGGMSNELNNIISKATDGVIEGIAIGGDRYPGSTFMDHIMRYQADPETKLIVLLGEVGGTEEYDVCAALQDGRITKPLVAWCIGTCASMFTSEVQFGHAGSCANSDRETATAKNKALREARAYVPDSFDTLGELIHHVYSELVKTGRVVPKEEVPPPTVPMDYSWARELGLIRKPASFMTSICDERGQELIYAGMPISEVLSKDVGIGGVISLLWFQRCLPSYVCKFFEMCLMVTADHGPAVSGAHNTIVCARAGKDLVSSVVSGLLTIGDRFGGALDGSARQFSEAYDTNLHPMEFVNKMRKEGKLILGIGHRVKSINNPDVRVKIIKEFVLENFPACPLLRYALEVEKITTNKKPNLILNVDGVIATAFVDMLRNSGSFTSEEAQEYINVGAINSLFVLGRSIGFIGHYMDQKRLKQGLYRHPWDDISYVIPEQYN, from the exons ATGTCGGCGAAAGCAATCACTGAAGCCACGGGCAAGGATATCCTGAACCGTCACCTCAATGTCCATGGCGCAGGCGCGGCCACTTGTCGCTTTGCCACAGTCAATGCCGACACAGACTGGTCCAAGCTGAGTGTCGATCAGCCCTGGTTGCTGACCACG CCGCTGGTGGTCAAGCCCGACCAGTTGATCAAGCGTCGCGGCAAACTGGGACTGATTGGCGTGAAGAAGAGCTTTGAGCAGGTGAAACAATGGATTGGCGAGCGCATCAACAAGGATCAGAAGATCGGCAATGCCGTGGGCAAGCTGCGGAACTTCATCATCGAACCCTTTCTGCCACACACCGAC GCGGAGGAAATGTACGTGTGCATCTATTCCCATCGATCGGCGGACACGATTCTGTTCTATCATCAGGGTGGCGTGGACATTGGCGATGTGGATGCCAAGGCCGTGAAGCTGGATGTCCCAGTGAACAGTGACCTCTCGCTGGCCGATGTCAAGAGCAAGCTGCTCAAGGAGGTCAAGGATGCCAGCCAGAGGGAGCGCATTGCCAAATTCATTGGCGCCTTGTATGCGACGTTCGTGGACTTGTACTTCACATATCTGGAGATCAATCCCCTGGTGGTGACGGCCGACAATCTGTACATACTGGACCTGGCCGCCAAGCTGGACTCGACGGCTGACTTTATCTGCCGTCCCAAGTGGGGAGAGATCGATTATCCGCCACCTTTTGGCCGCGATGCCTATCCCGAGGAGGCCTACATCGCCGATTTGGATGCCAAGAGCGGGGCCTCGCTCAAGCTCACGATTCTGAATCGGAATGGTCGCATCTGGACGATGGTGGCGGGCGGCGGTGCCAGCGTGATCTATTCGGACACCATTTGCGATCTGGGCGGCGCCTCAGAGCTGGCAAACTATGGCGAGTACAGTGGTGCCCCATCCGAGCAGCAGACGTACGAGTACGCCAAGACCATACTCAACCTGATGACCTCCTCGCCCAAGCACCCCGATGGCAAGGTGCTGATAACCGGCGGTGGCATTGCCAACTTCACAAACGTTGCCGCGACCTTCCAAG GCATCATCACGGCCCTCCGTGAGTTCCAGCCAAAGCTGGTCGAGCACAATGTCTCGATCTTTGTGCGCCGCGCTGGGCCCAACTATCAGGAGGGTCTGCGCCGCATGCGTGACTTTGGCGGCACCTTGGGCATACCGCTGCACGTGTTTGGGCCCGAAACACACATGACTGCCATTTGCGGAATGGCCCTGGGCAAGCGGCCCATCCCGAAGGTGGCCAGTGTGGAGTTCTCCACCGCCAATTTTCTGCTTCCTGGCGGCCAGCAGGCGCAGGCTGATCTCAAGGCGGCCAGCGATGCCAGCAGCGAGGCCCTGGGCTCCG ATGAGGCGGACAATGGCAGCAGTGCCAGCAGTGCCAGCGGGCATCGCAATGGCTCGAGCCTAACTCGAAAGTTCTTCTCCAACACCACCAAGGCGATTGTGTGGGGCATGCAGCAGCGTGCGGTGCAGTCGATGCTTGACTTTGATTTTATCTGCAG ACGCGAAGAACCCTCTGTGGTGGCAATGGTGTATCCATTCACCGGCGATCACAAGCAGAAATACTATTGGGGCCACAAGGAGATCCTCATTCCCGTCTACAAGAAGATGTCCGACGCCATCCACAAGAACAAGGAGGTCGATGTCTTGGTGAGCTTTGCCTCCCTGCGCAGTGCCTACGAGTCGACGCTGGAGGTGCTAGAGTTCCCCCAGATACGCACCGTTGCCATCATTGCCGAGGGCATACCCGAGAACATGACACGCAAACTGATCCTTGAGGCCGACAAGAAGGGTGTGGCCATAATCGGACCCGCCACAGTGGGCGGCGTTAAGCCAGGCTGCTTCAAGATCGGCAACACTGGCGGCATGCTGGACAACATTCTCCACTCGAAACTTTATCGTCCGGGCAGCGTGGCCTATGTCTCTCGCTCCGGCGGCATGTCCAACGAGCTGAACAACATCATATCGAAGGCCACCGACGGTGTGATCGAGGGCATTGCCATTGGCGGCGATCGGTACCCAGGATCCACGTTCATGGACCACATAATGCGCTACCAGGCCGATCCGGAGACCAAGCTGATTGTGCTTTTGGGCGAGGTGGGCGGCACCGAGGAGTACGATGTGTGCGCCGCTCTCCAGGACGGACGCATCACCAAGCCACTGGTGGCCTGGTGCATCGGCACCTGTGCCAGCATGTTCACCTCTGAGGTACAGTTCGGACACGCCGGATCCTGCGCCAACTCAGACCGCGAAACGGCCACGGCCAAGAACAAGGCTCTACGGGAGGCGCGTGCCTATGTCCCAGACTCCTTCGACACGCTCGGCGAGCTCATCCACCACGTGTATAGTGAGCTGGTGAAGACGGGCCGTGTGGTGCCCAAGGAGGAGGTGCCGCCACCGACCGTGCCCATGGACTACTCGTGGGCCCGGGAGCTGGGTCTCATCCGCAAGCCAGCGTCGTTCATGACCTCGATTTGCGATGAGCGTGGCCAGGAGCTGATCTACGCGGGTATGCCCATCTCGGAGGTGCTCAGCAAGGATGTGGGCATTGGCGGTGTCATCTCGCTACTCTGGTTCCAGCGCTGTCTGCCCTCGTACGTGTGCAAGTTCTTCGAAATGTGTCTCATGGTGACGGCCGATCACGGACCTGCTGTCTCTGGCGCCCACAACACCATTGTGTGTGCCCGTGCCGGAAAGGATCTGGTGTCTTCCGTTGTCAGTGGCCTGCTGACAATT GGTGATCGGTTTGGTGGTGCTCTGGATGGCTCAGCGAGGCAGTTCTCGGAGGCCTACGACACCAATTTGCATCCCATGGAGTTTGTGAACAAGATGCGCAAGGAGGGGAAACTGATACTGGGCATTGGGCATCGCGTCAAGTCGATTAACAATCCCGATGTGCGTGTGAAAATCATCAAGGAATTTGTCCTCGAGAACTTCCCGGCCTGTCCGCTGCTCAGATACGCCCTGGAGGTCGAGAAGATCACTACCAACAAGAAGCcgaatttgattttgaatgtGGATGGTGTGATAGCCACTGCTTTCGTTGATATGCTCCGCAACAGTGGATCTTTCACAAG CGAGGAGGCGCAGGAGTACATCAATGTGGGTGCCATCAACTCTCTGTTTGTGCTGGGCCGTAGCATAGGTTTCATCGGCCATTATATGGACCAGAAGCGTCTCAAGCAGGGTCTCTATCGCCATCCATGGGACGACATC
- the ATPCL gene encoding ATP-citrate synthase isoform X1 — protein MSAKAITEATGKDILNRHLNVHGAGAATCRFATVNADTDWSKLSVDQPWLLTTPLVVKPDQLIKRRGKLGLIGVKKSFEQVKQWIGERINKDQKIGNAVGKLRNFIIEPFLPHTDAEEMYVCIYSHRSADTILFYHQGGVDIGDVDAKAVKLDVPVNSDLSLADVKSKLLKEVKDASQRERIAKFIGALYATFVDLYFTYLEINPLVVTADNLYILDLAAKLDSTADFICRPKWGEIDYPPPFGRDAYPEEAYIADLDAKSGASLKLTILNRNGRIWTMVAGGGASVIYSDTICDLGGASELANYGEYSGAPSEQQTYEYAKTILNLMTSSPKHPDGKVLITGGGIANFTNVAATFQGIITALREFQPKLVEHNVSIFVRRAGPNYQEGLRRMRDFGGTLGIPLHVFGPETHMTAICGMALGKRPIPKVASVEFSTANFLLPGGQQAQADLKAASDASSEALGSALSSTAAKSIKLPPISADEADNGSSASSASGHRNGSSLTRKFFSNTTKAIVWGMQQRAVQSMLDFDFICRREEPSVVAMVYPFTGDHKQKYYWGHKEILIPVYKKMSDAIHKNKEVDVLVSFASLRSAYESTLEVLEFPQIRTVAIIAEGIPENMTRKLILEADKKGVAIIGPATVGGVKPGCFKIGNTGGMLDNILHSKLYRPGSVAYVSRSGGMSNELNNIISKATDGVIEGIAIGGDRYPGSTFMDHIMRYQADPETKLIVLLGEVGGTEEYDVCAALQDGRITKPLVAWCIGTCASMFTSEVQFGHAGSCANSDRETATAKNKALREARAYVPDSFDTLGELIHHVYSELVKTGRVVPKEEVPPPTVPMDYSWARELGLIRKPASFMTSICDERGQELIYAGMPISEVLSKDVGIGGVISLLWFQRCLPSYVCKFFEMCLMVTADHGPAVSGAHNTIVCARAGKDLVSSVVSGLLTIGDRFGGALDGSARQFSEAYDTNLHPMEFVNKMRKEGKLILGIGHRVKSINNPDVRVKIIKEFVLENFPACPLLRYALEVEKITTNKKPNLILNVDGVIATAFVDMLRNSGSFTSEEAQEYINVGAINSLFVLGRSIGFIGHYMDQKRLKQGLYRHPWDDISYVIPEQYN, from the exons ATGTCGGCGAAAGCAATCACTGAAGCCACGGGCAAGGATATCCTGAACCGTCACCTCAATGTCCATGGCGCAGGCGCGGCCACTTGTCGCTTTGCCACAGTCAATGCCGACACAGACTGGTCCAAGCTGAGTGTCGATCAGCCCTGGTTGCTGACCACG CCGCTGGTGGTCAAGCCCGACCAGTTGATCAAGCGTCGCGGCAAACTGGGACTGATTGGCGTGAAGAAGAGCTTTGAGCAGGTGAAACAATGGATTGGCGAGCGCATCAACAAGGATCAGAAGATCGGCAATGCCGTGGGCAAGCTGCGGAACTTCATCATCGAACCCTTTCTGCCACACACCGAC GCGGAGGAAATGTACGTGTGCATCTATTCCCATCGATCGGCGGACACGATTCTGTTCTATCATCAGGGTGGCGTGGACATTGGCGATGTGGATGCCAAGGCCGTGAAGCTGGATGTCCCAGTGAACAGTGACCTCTCGCTGGCCGATGTCAAGAGCAAGCTGCTCAAGGAGGTCAAGGATGCCAGCCAGAGGGAGCGCATTGCCAAATTCATTGGCGCCTTGTATGCGACGTTCGTGGACTTGTACTTCACATATCTGGAGATCAATCCCCTGGTGGTGACGGCCGACAATCTGTACATACTGGACCTGGCCGCCAAGCTGGACTCGACGGCTGACTTTATCTGCCGTCCCAAGTGGGGAGAGATCGATTATCCGCCACCTTTTGGCCGCGATGCCTATCCCGAGGAGGCCTACATCGCCGATTTGGATGCCAAGAGCGGGGCCTCGCTCAAGCTCACGATTCTGAATCGGAATGGTCGCATCTGGACGATGGTGGCGGGCGGCGGTGCCAGCGTGATCTATTCGGACACCATTTGCGATCTGGGCGGCGCCTCAGAGCTGGCAAACTATGGCGAGTACAGTGGTGCCCCATCCGAGCAGCAGACGTACGAGTACGCCAAGACCATACTCAACCTGATGACCTCCTCGCCCAAGCACCCCGATGGCAAGGTGCTGATAACCGGCGGTGGCATTGCCAACTTCACAAACGTTGCCGCGACCTTCCAAG GCATCATCACGGCCCTCCGTGAGTTCCAGCCAAAGCTGGTCGAGCACAATGTCTCGATCTTTGTGCGCCGCGCTGGGCCCAACTATCAGGAGGGTCTGCGCCGCATGCGTGACTTTGGCGGCACCTTGGGCATACCGCTGCACGTGTTTGGGCCCGAAACACACATGACTGCCATTTGCGGAATGGCCCTGGGCAAGCGGCCCATCCCGAAGGTGGCCAGTGTGGAGTTCTCCACCGCCAATTTTCTGCTTCCTGGCGGCCAGCAGGCGCAGGCTGATCTCAAGGCGGCCAGCGATGCCAGCAGCGAGGCCCTGGGCTCCG ccCTGAGCTCGACCGCAGCTAAATCGATTAAACTACCACCTATCTCAGCAGATGAGGCGGACAATGGCAGCAGTGCCAGCAGTGCCAGCGGGCATCGCAATGGCTCGAGCCTAACTCGAAAGTTCTTCTCCAACACCACCAAGGCGATTGTGTGGGGCATGCAGCAGCGTGCGGTGCAGTCGATGCTTGACTTTGATTTTATCTGCAG ACGCGAAGAACCCTCTGTGGTGGCAATGGTGTATCCATTCACCGGCGATCACAAGCAGAAATACTATTGGGGCCACAAGGAGATCCTCATTCCCGTCTACAAGAAGATGTCCGACGCCATCCACAAGAACAAGGAGGTCGATGTCTTGGTGAGCTTTGCCTCCCTGCGCAGTGCCTACGAGTCGACGCTGGAGGTGCTAGAGTTCCCCCAGATACGCACCGTTGCCATCATTGCCGAGGGCATACCCGAGAACATGACACGCAAACTGATCCTTGAGGCCGACAAGAAGGGTGTGGCCATAATCGGACCCGCCACAGTGGGCGGCGTTAAGCCAGGCTGCTTCAAGATCGGCAACACTGGCGGCATGCTGGACAACATTCTCCACTCGAAACTTTATCGTCCGGGCAGCGTGGCCTATGTCTCTCGCTCCGGCGGCATGTCCAACGAGCTGAACAACATCATATCGAAGGCCACCGACGGTGTGATCGAGGGCATTGCCATTGGCGGCGATCGGTACCCAGGATCCACGTTCATGGACCACATAATGCGCTACCAGGCCGATCCGGAGACCAAGCTGATTGTGCTTTTGGGCGAGGTGGGCGGCACCGAGGAGTACGATGTGTGCGCCGCTCTCCAGGACGGACGCATCACCAAGCCACTGGTGGCCTGGTGCATCGGCACCTGTGCCAGCATGTTCACCTCTGAGGTACAGTTCGGACACGCCGGATCCTGCGCCAACTCAGACCGCGAAACGGCCACGGCCAAGAACAAGGCTCTACGGGAGGCGCGTGCCTATGTCCCAGACTCCTTCGACACGCTCGGCGAGCTCATCCACCACGTGTATAGTGAGCTGGTGAAGACGGGCCGTGTGGTGCCCAAGGAGGAGGTGCCGCCACCGACCGTGCCCATGGACTACTCGTGGGCCCGGGAGCTGGGTCTCATCCGCAAGCCAGCGTCGTTCATGACCTCGATTTGCGATGAGCGTGGCCAGGAGCTGATCTACGCGGGTATGCCCATCTCGGAGGTGCTCAGCAAGGATGTGGGCATTGGCGGTGTCATCTCGCTACTCTGGTTCCAGCGCTGTCTGCCCTCGTACGTGTGCAAGTTCTTCGAAATGTGTCTCATGGTGACGGCCGATCACGGACCTGCTGTCTCTGGCGCCCACAACACCATTGTGTGTGCCCGTGCCGGAAAGGATCTGGTGTCTTCCGTTGTCAGTGGCCTGCTGACAATT GGTGATCGGTTTGGTGGTGCTCTGGATGGCTCAGCGAGGCAGTTCTCGGAGGCCTACGACACCAATTTGCATCCCATGGAGTTTGTGAACAAGATGCGCAAGGAGGGGAAACTGATACTGGGCATTGGGCATCGCGTCAAGTCGATTAACAATCCCGATGTGCGTGTGAAAATCATCAAGGAATTTGTCCTCGAGAACTTCCCGGCCTGTCCGCTGCTCAGATACGCCCTGGAGGTCGAGAAGATCACTACCAACAAGAAGCcgaatttgattttgaatgtGGATGGTGTGATAGCCACTGCTTTCGTTGATATGCTCCGCAACAGTGGATCTTTCACAAG CGAGGAGGCGCAGGAGTACATCAATGTGGGTGCCATCAACTCTCTGTTTGTGCTGGGCCGTAGCATAGGTTTCATCGGCCATTATATGGACCAGAAGCGTCTCAAGCAGGGTCTCTATCGCCATCCATGGGACGACATC